The following proteins come from a genomic window of Oncorhynchus mykiss isolate Arlee chromosome 19, USDA_OmykA_1.1, whole genome shotgun sequence:
- the LOC110497957 gene encoding rho GTPase-activating protein 11A isoform X1, with the protein MKVMERNVMRLAIVQHLRTAYGIKTKNWNKNKAGTSCKLTANDKVKVFGVPLESLLQYNVENANIPCFLIDACASLLEHVDTEGLFRKSGSVVRLKALRVKLDKGERCLSTALPCDVACLVKQFFRELPDPVMPTELHDAFLKAQQLPTEEDRTYATLLLSCVLPDRNMSILRYFFGFLNKVSQRSGVNKMDSSNLSVILAPNLLHAGDGADKMNASTEKRLKQQAAVVHCLIEHASDFGVVPQFIMEKIPAMLGCEADVLFPTLERLEDLDTNSGAKRRCRRSLGDMVNGALNKLKTNRTPTNTPQSDRYVFSSATPVIITPSSKREIPLESGHSYGFSNKKRRSIKNNLGVELFPNSLFGGSSTPGPGYLDPSASKSLDSSHNALALVGRSSGQSASSARRKSKRLSRRHFVDRVESGKAGCFSPKVTKKENVRKSLRLRFSLGKSSRDPREGSEFIGWRLATPESTTSFCFKDAKFSPTVLRNKSASKGSKFYSKSEDNLLTPQCDGSALRTSWSGETPDEGHVFSGGSFTDTPINMCLKNNYYSEPAIVVAKPPMVASFPKKLCCASRAESLESECSFSRTLTRPTLLKIKRAFTESGSDLQGVLRDDGAPSEGGKATQPENTQTDSTDSTPSESSTLKGVSPNKERSGMPTPWRHLADDHNITFGQIEFVPLSPLYIDSALFEVGGCGSLSEKACDWSLCAGDRSIAGEADTVAEQVNCSKLIDALDIQSPAHFTRSIAAGVQSTPYRASGPEYFQELKTPLPPLGTVPVMVHVEAVASPEPSAHPQRQEQQPLELPSPGILETCRLRVVDHIQRFNKLTLCSPKSQAKAVRSPLKFQRTPVRQSIRRINSLLGGRWPVPAGITSSSQVTTIPVGEAVSLESGLSAGAQRQPNDQGGPTLDKVRSTKTCSPPVPPKKPASIAGKPRNYTLSDVTNKVQLKTKGVTPVKDPGGEGERSVVQQVAEKDVYYYRGSPRNLLNEGRLLSATKPIDL; encoded by the exons GTGAAAGTGTTTGGTGTACCGCTGGAGAGCCTTCTGCAGTACAATGTGGAGAATGCGAATATACCATG CTTTCTCATAGATGCATGTGCAAGTCTGCTGGAGCATGTGGATACAGAGGGCTTGTTCAGAAAGTCTGGCTCTGTTGTTCGTCTGAAAGCACTCCGG GTGAAGTTGGATAAGGGTGAGAGGTGCCTGTCCACTGCCCTGCCATGTGATGTGGCTTGCTTGGTCAAGCAGTTCTTTAGGGAGCTGCCAGATCCCGTTATGCCTACAGAGCTGCATGATGCCTTCCTCAAGGCCCAGCAGCTGCCCACAGAGGAGGACAGGACCTATGCCACCCTGCTCCTGTCCTGTGTACTGCCTGACCGGAACATGAGCATTCTACGTTACTTTTTTGGCTTCCTCAACAAAGTCTCTCAAAG GAGTGGTGTGAATAAGATGGACAGCAGTAACCTGTCTGTGATCCTGGCTCCCAACCTCTTACACGCTGGAGACGGGGCAGACAAGATGAACGCCAGCACAGAGAAACGCCTCAAGCAACAGGCAGCTGTGGTCCACTGCCTTATAGAACACGCTTCAGACTTCG GTGTGGTACCTCAGTTCATCATGGAGAAGATTCCAGCCATGCTGGGCTGTGAGGCAGATGTTCTGTTCCCTACGCTTGAGCGACTAGAGGACTTGGACACAAATTCAGGGGCCAAGAGGAGATGCAGGCGCAGTCTAGGGG ATATGGTCAATGGAGCTCTGAATAAGTTAAAAACAAATAGAACACCCACAAATACTCCCCAGTCAGACAGATATG TCTTTTCCTCTGCAACTCCTGTGATAATTACTCCCAGCTCCAAGAGAGAAATTCCTTTGGAATCTGGTCATAGTTATGGATTCTCCAACAAGAAACGGCGATCCATCAAAAATAACCTTGGTGTAGAATTATTTCCTAATTCTCTGTTCGGTGGAAGCTCCACTCCTGGACCAG GATACCTTGACCCAAGTGCCTCAAAATCCCTCGACTCCTCCCATAATGCTTTGGCCTTAGTTGGGAGGTCCAGCGGGCAGTCTGCCAGCTCTGCAAGGAGAAAGAGCAAACGACTGAGTCGCCGACATTTTGTCGACAG AGTAGAGTCGGGGAAGGCTGGTTGCTTCTCTCCCAAGGTCACCAAGAAAGAAAATGTTCGCAAGTCCCTGCGCCTTCGTTTCAGCCTGGGCAAGAGCAGCAGAGATCCT AGAGAGGGTTCAGAGTTCATTGGTTGGCGACTTGCCACTCCAGAGAGCACCACCAGTTTTTGCTTCAAAGACGCCAAATTTAGCCCTACTGTTTTGCGAAACAAGAGTGCCTCAAAGG GCTCCAAGTTTTACAGTAAGTCAGAGGACAACCTGCTAACCCCCCAGTGTGACGGCAGTGCCCTCCGGACGTCTTGGAGTGGGGAGACCCCTGACGAGGGCCATGTCTTCAGCGGAGGCTCCTTCACCGACACCCCCATTAACATGTGTCTGAAGAACAACTACTACTCTGAGCCTGCCATCGTGGTGGCCAAGCCCCCCATGGTGGCCAGCTTCCCCAAGAAGCTGTGCTGTGCCTCCAGAGCTGAGAGCCTCGAGAGTGAGTGCTCATTCAGCCGGACTCTGACCAGGCCCACCCTGCTCAAGATCAAAAGAGCCTTCACTGAGTCCGGCAGCGACCTACAGGGAGTACTGAGGGATGACGGTGCCCCCTCTGAAGGGGGCAAGGCAACACAGCCTGAGAACACTCAAACCGATTCAACAGATTCAACTCCTTCTGAATCTTCTACACTCAAAGGTGTGTCACCAAACAAAGAGCGTTCTGGCATGCCAACTCCTTGGAGGCATCTGGCTGATGACCACAACATCACATTTGGTCAGATTGAGTTTGTTCCTCTGTCTCCCTTGTATATAGATAGTGCCCTGTTTGAAGTGGGAGGATGTGGCAGTCTGTCAGAGAAGGCCTGTGACTGGTCACTGTGTGCTGGTGACAGGTCTATAGCTGGAGAGGCAGATACTGTGGCTGAGCAAGTGAACTGCAGCAAGCTGATCGATGCCCTGGACATCCAGAGCCCTGCTCACTTCACACGCAGCATTGCTGCTGGGGTCCAGTCCACTCCATACAGAGCTTCAGGGCCGGAGTACTTTCAGGAGCTCAAgacccctcttccccctctgggTACAGTGCCTGTAATGGTACATGTTGAGGCTGTGGCATCCCCAGAACCCAGTGCCCACCCCCAGAGGCAGGAACAGCAGCCGTTGGAGCTGCCTTCCCCAGGCATCCTGGAGACCTGCAGGCTAAGGGTGGTAGACCACATCCAGCGCTTCAATAAGCTCACCCTGTGTTCACCCAAATCACAGGCCAAAGCAGTCAGGTCCCCCCTCAAGTTCCAGCGTACTCCTGTGCGCCAGTCTATCCGCAGGATCAACTCCTTGCTGGGGGGCAGGTGGCCTGTACCGGCTGGTATCACCTCCTCCAGCCAGGTAACCACCATCCCTGTGGGAGAGGCTGTCAGCCTGGAGAGTGGCCTGTCTGCTGGGGCTCAGCGCCAGCCAAACGATCAGGGAGGCCCCACACTTGACAAGGTCCGCTCCACAAAAACCTGCTCTCCTCCAGTCCCACCCAAGAAGCCAGCCAGCATCGCCGGCAAACCCAGGAATTACACTCTAAGCGACGTGACCAACAAGGTACAACTGAAGACCAAAGGTGTGACACCTGTTAAAGACCCAGGAGGTGAAGGTGAGAGGTCTGTGGTACAGCAGGTGGCTGAGAAGGATGTGTATTACTACAGAGGCTCCCCCAGGAACCTCCTCAACGAGGGCAGATTGCTGTCAGCCACCAAGCCCATAGACCTCTAG
- the LOC110497957 gene encoding rho GTPase-activating protein 11A isoform X2, with protein MKVMERNVMRLAIVQHLRTAYGIKTKNWNKNKAGTSCKLTANDKVKVFGVPLESLLQYNVENANIPCFLIDACASLLEHVDTEGLFRKSGSVVRLKALRVKLDKGERCLSTALPCDVACLVKQFFRELPDPVMPTELHDAFLKAQQLPTEEDRTYATLLLSCVLPDRNMSILRYFFGFLNKVSQRSGVNKMDSSNLSVILAPNLLHAGDGADKMNASTEKRLKQQAAVVHCLIEHASDFGVVPQFIMEKIPAMLGCEADVLFPTLERLEDLDTNSGAKRRCRRSLGVFSSATPVIITPSSKREIPLESGHSYGFSNKKRRSIKNNLGVELFPNSLFGGSSTPGPGYLDPSASKSLDSSHNALALVGRSSGQSASSARRKSKRLSRRHFVDRVESGKAGCFSPKVTKKENVRKSLRLRFSLGKSSRDPREGSEFIGWRLATPESTTSFCFKDAKFSPTVLRNKSASKGSKFYSKSEDNLLTPQCDGSALRTSWSGETPDEGHVFSGGSFTDTPINMCLKNNYYSEPAIVVAKPPMVASFPKKLCCASRAESLESECSFSRTLTRPTLLKIKRAFTESGSDLQGVLRDDGAPSEGGKATQPENTQTDSTDSTPSESSTLKGVSPNKERSGMPTPWRHLADDHNITFGQIEFVPLSPLYIDSALFEVGGCGSLSEKACDWSLCAGDRSIAGEADTVAEQVNCSKLIDALDIQSPAHFTRSIAAGVQSTPYRASGPEYFQELKTPLPPLGTVPVMVHVEAVASPEPSAHPQRQEQQPLELPSPGILETCRLRVVDHIQRFNKLTLCSPKSQAKAVRSPLKFQRTPVRQSIRRINSLLGGRWPVPAGITSSSQVTTIPVGEAVSLESGLSAGAQRQPNDQGGPTLDKVRSTKTCSPPVPPKKPASIAGKPRNYTLSDVTNKVQLKTKGVTPVKDPGGEGERSVVQQVAEKDVYYYRGSPRNLLNEGRLLSATKPIDL; from the exons GTGAAAGTGTTTGGTGTACCGCTGGAGAGCCTTCTGCAGTACAATGTGGAGAATGCGAATATACCATG CTTTCTCATAGATGCATGTGCAAGTCTGCTGGAGCATGTGGATACAGAGGGCTTGTTCAGAAAGTCTGGCTCTGTTGTTCGTCTGAAAGCACTCCGG GTGAAGTTGGATAAGGGTGAGAGGTGCCTGTCCACTGCCCTGCCATGTGATGTGGCTTGCTTGGTCAAGCAGTTCTTTAGGGAGCTGCCAGATCCCGTTATGCCTACAGAGCTGCATGATGCCTTCCTCAAGGCCCAGCAGCTGCCCACAGAGGAGGACAGGACCTATGCCACCCTGCTCCTGTCCTGTGTACTGCCTGACCGGAACATGAGCATTCTACGTTACTTTTTTGGCTTCCTCAACAAAGTCTCTCAAAG GAGTGGTGTGAATAAGATGGACAGCAGTAACCTGTCTGTGATCCTGGCTCCCAACCTCTTACACGCTGGAGACGGGGCAGACAAGATGAACGCCAGCACAGAGAAACGCCTCAAGCAACAGGCAGCTGTGGTCCACTGCCTTATAGAACACGCTTCAGACTTCG GTGTGGTACCTCAGTTCATCATGGAGAAGATTCCAGCCATGCTGGGCTGTGAGGCAGATGTTCTGTTCCCTACGCTTGAGCGACTAGAGGACTTGGACACAAATTCAGGGGCCAAGAGGAGATGCAGGCGCAGTCTAGGGG TCTTTTCCTCTGCAACTCCTGTGATAATTACTCCCAGCTCCAAGAGAGAAATTCCTTTGGAATCTGGTCATAGTTATGGATTCTCCAACAAGAAACGGCGATCCATCAAAAATAACCTTGGTGTAGAATTATTTCCTAATTCTCTGTTCGGTGGAAGCTCCACTCCTGGACCAG GATACCTTGACCCAAGTGCCTCAAAATCCCTCGACTCCTCCCATAATGCTTTGGCCTTAGTTGGGAGGTCCAGCGGGCAGTCTGCCAGCTCTGCAAGGAGAAAGAGCAAACGACTGAGTCGCCGACATTTTGTCGACAG AGTAGAGTCGGGGAAGGCTGGTTGCTTCTCTCCCAAGGTCACCAAGAAAGAAAATGTTCGCAAGTCCCTGCGCCTTCGTTTCAGCCTGGGCAAGAGCAGCAGAGATCCT AGAGAGGGTTCAGAGTTCATTGGTTGGCGACTTGCCACTCCAGAGAGCACCACCAGTTTTTGCTTCAAAGACGCCAAATTTAGCCCTACTGTTTTGCGAAACAAGAGTGCCTCAAAGG GCTCCAAGTTTTACAGTAAGTCAGAGGACAACCTGCTAACCCCCCAGTGTGACGGCAGTGCCCTCCGGACGTCTTGGAGTGGGGAGACCCCTGACGAGGGCCATGTCTTCAGCGGAGGCTCCTTCACCGACACCCCCATTAACATGTGTCTGAAGAACAACTACTACTCTGAGCCTGCCATCGTGGTGGCCAAGCCCCCCATGGTGGCCAGCTTCCCCAAGAAGCTGTGCTGTGCCTCCAGAGCTGAGAGCCTCGAGAGTGAGTGCTCATTCAGCCGGACTCTGACCAGGCCCACCCTGCTCAAGATCAAAAGAGCCTTCACTGAGTCCGGCAGCGACCTACAGGGAGTACTGAGGGATGACGGTGCCCCCTCTGAAGGGGGCAAGGCAACACAGCCTGAGAACACTCAAACCGATTCAACAGATTCAACTCCTTCTGAATCTTCTACACTCAAAGGTGTGTCACCAAACAAAGAGCGTTCTGGCATGCCAACTCCTTGGAGGCATCTGGCTGATGACCACAACATCACATTTGGTCAGATTGAGTTTGTTCCTCTGTCTCCCTTGTATATAGATAGTGCCCTGTTTGAAGTGGGAGGATGTGGCAGTCTGTCAGAGAAGGCCTGTGACTGGTCACTGTGTGCTGGTGACAGGTCTATAGCTGGAGAGGCAGATACTGTGGCTGAGCAAGTGAACTGCAGCAAGCTGATCGATGCCCTGGACATCCAGAGCCCTGCTCACTTCACACGCAGCATTGCTGCTGGGGTCCAGTCCACTCCATACAGAGCTTCAGGGCCGGAGTACTTTCAGGAGCTCAAgacccctcttccccctctgggTACAGTGCCTGTAATGGTACATGTTGAGGCTGTGGCATCCCCAGAACCCAGTGCCCACCCCCAGAGGCAGGAACAGCAGCCGTTGGAGCTGCCTTCCCCAGGCATCCTGGAGACCTGCAGGCTAAGGGTGGTAGACCACATCCAGCGCTTCAATAAGCTCACCCTGTGTTCACCCAAATCACAGGCCAAAGCAGTCAGGTCCCCCCTCAAGTTCCAGCGTACTCCTGTGCGCCAGTCTATCCGCAGGATCAACTCCTTGCTGGGGGGCAGGTGGCCTGTACCGGCTGGTATCACCTCCTCCAGCCAGGTAACCACCATCCCTGTGGGAGAGGCTGTCAGCCTGGAGAGTGGCCTGTCTGCTGGGGCTCAGCGCCAGCCAAACGATCAGGGAGGCCCCACACTTGACAAGGTCCGCTCCACAAAAACCTGCTCTCCTCCAGTCCCACCCAAGAAGCCAGCCAGCATCGCCGGCAAACCCAGGAATTACACTCTAAGCGACGTGACCAACAAGGTACAACTGAAGACCAAAGGTGTGACACCTGTTAAAGACCCAGGAGGTGAAGGTGAGAGGTCTGTGGTACAGCAGGTGGCTGAGAAGGATGTGTATTACTACAGAGGCTCCCCCAGGAACCTCCTCAACGAGGGCAGATTGCTGTCAGCCACCAAGCCCATAGACCTCTAG